Genomic segment of Desulfuromonadaceae bacterium:
GCTTAAGACGATCCGGTAGTTCTCCCCCCAGGCGAGTTCCTCGTCGACCTCGGCAATGATTCGATAGATGCGGTTGGCGCGTTGGCTGATCTCTTCACGGAAACGCTCTGAGATGTAGGTCGAGACGTTGCGAAAGACCCGGTTGCGCAGGAACTTGACCAGCTCCTCCTTTTCCTTATATGACTTGATCAGCTCTTTTTTGGCGACAATACTTTTTTCCAGCTGCTTGAGCTTATCGACCTCGGCAGACAATCGGGAAACATCGTCGGCCAAACTCCTGGCCTTCTGGCCGAGCGCGCTGACCTCCCCCCAGAGAGTATCCTTCCGCAGACGCAGTTGCTCATGTTCGGCAGCGTCATACGCCTTCGCCGCATGACTCATGGTTTCCTCCCTGACAACCAGATCGTCCTGCAACTGCTTGAGGTGCTTGTTAAATTTTTCCAGGTCAGCGCGACGCTGAACCAATTCGGTCGCCTGCTGCTGATTGGCAACGAAACGATCGCGAGCGCTCTGGTGCTGTTGCTTCTCCTGCTCAGCTATTTCGATGGCGGATTGCAACCGGCTGTAACTTTCCAGCACCTTCTGTTTTTCAACCAGTTCAAGCCTGATTGTCTCTTGTTCCTTGTGCAGCTCAGTCAATTTTTCGGCGCTATTCTCGTTCGTCTTGCGGCGGTCAGCCAGACTTGCCAGCTGCGCTTCCAGCCCCGCGCGCATGACGGCGGCCTCCTTGACCTGATCGCTGGCCTTGTTTGCAGCACCCTCCTCCTGTTCGAGCTTCTCAATAACACTCTGGAAACGTTGACGCTCCTGATCCAGTTCAGCAAATTTGGTCGAAAAAAC
This window contains:
- a CDS encoding SMC family ATPase encodes the protein VFSTKFAELDQERQRFQSVIEKLEQEEGAANKASDQVKEAAVMRAGLEAQLASLADRRKTNENSAEKLTELHKEQETIRLELVEKQKVLESYSRLQSAIEIAEQEKQQHQSARDRFVANQQQATELVQRRADLEKFNKHLKQLQDDLVVREETMSHAAKAYDAAEHEQLRLRKDTLWGEVSALGQKARSLADDVSRLSAEVDKLKQLEKSIVAKKELIKSYKEKEELVKFLRNRVFRNVSTYISERFREEISQRANRIYRIIAEVDEELAWGENYRIVLSDMVDGELRERYDDQLSGGQTMSAVVALRLAMLQTIGARIAFFDEPTSNLDAARRENLAQAFRAIDVGQEEVTEHWYDQLFLISHDVAFTEVTDQIIQIGEQY